A window of Streptomyces sp. NBC_01224 genomic DNA:
GCGACCAGCCGCGTTCGGTACGTAGTTCGCCCAGTCGCGCGGCGAGCCGGGCGTCGGCGGAGCCGGGTTCCGCCCTTGCGAATTCTCTCACAATGGAGACAGTATCCCAGATTGGAGAATGGTTGTGTCATCGGCCGACAGCTGGATGTGGTCGTTCGGCTGACCGAGCGCTGTCGTGCCACGCTTGTTCGAGGAGGTCCCGGCGGGCCCGCTCCGGTCTGCCGGGGCGCTCTGCCAGCCGAGGAGGCCGAAATGGCAAGTGCCAGCACCGGGCCGAGTGTGGCGCGTGACGCCACGCCGAGTTCGCATCATCCCTTCCGGTACGGCTGGACCGCCTTCGCGGCGGTTCTGATGATCCTCGGCGGAGCGATGGCGGTCTTCGAAGGGATCGCCGCCATCGCCAAGGACAACATCTTCGTTGCCACACACAACTATGCGTTCCAGCTCAGCCTCACCGGCTGGGGCTGGATCCACCTCATTCTGGGCATCGTCATAGTCCTCGCCGGCTGTGCGCTGTTCACCGGGGCCGCATGGGCACGCGTCGTGGGCATCGTGCTCGCAGGCCTGGGTGCACTCGCCAACTTCCTGTGGCTGCCCTTCTACCCGTTCTGGTCCATCGTGCTCATCGCCATCAACGTCTTCATCCTCTGGGCGCT
This region includes:
- a CDS encoding DUF7144 family membrane protein yields the protein MASASTGPSVARDATPSSHHPFRYGWTAFAAVLMILGGAMAVFEGIAAIAKDNIFVATHNYAFQLSLTGWGWIHLILGIVIVLAGCALFTGAAWARVVGIVLAGLGALANFLWLPFYPFWSIVLIAINVFILWALCAGPQEEEGT